One segment of Pleomorphomonas sp. PLEO DNA contains the following:
- the cysG gene encoding siroheme synthase CysG, translated as MTERDARAPLRTFPARMQPLSRLPLFVDLTGRRVVVAGASEAAAWKAELFSAAGGDVHVFAEAPDVELVAVVERGTPPGRLTLHRRGWTEADVAGSVLAVLDSDDPEEIAVFQAAGHAAAALVNVIDKPAACDVLFGSIVNRSPVVIGISTDGAAPVVGQAIRRRIETLLPPTLAAWGALAGRIREAVTSRLAPGAARRNFWERFAERAFGPAPEEGDALRLIAEAEGAPGASEQTGRVILVGAGPGEPELLTLKAVRALQSADVVLYDDLVSPDVLELARREARRVVVGKRGGKASCKQEDINDLMVELARAGERVVRLKAGDPMVFGRAGEEIDRLVAEGIAVDVVPGISAGIALAAALGASLTHRDAAHSLRFVTGHAKSGELDEGLDWKGLADPDTTLVVYMGGRTAGRLAARLIAEGLAPETPVAFGFGVGQKGQRLERHRLADLLTLGSVPTDQPLVIGIGKVFATGTLAVGAPAETVSVS; from the coding sequence ATGACCGAGCGCGACGCACGCGCCCCGCTCCGCACATTCCCGGCCCGCATGCAGCCGCTTTCCCGGCTGCCGCTGTTCGTCGATCTGACGGGACGGCGCGTGGTGGTCGCGGGTGCTTCGGAGGCGGCGGCTTGGAAGGCGGAACTGTTTTCGGCGGCCGGTGGCGACGTCCATGTGTTCGCCGAGGCGCCGGATGTCGAACTGGTCGCCGTGGTGGAGCGCGGCACGCCGCCGGGCCGGCTGACGCTGCATCGGCGCGGCTGGACCGAGGCGGATGTCGCGGGCAGCGTCCTTGCCGTGCTGGACAGTGACGATCCTGAAGAAATCGCCGTCTTTCAAGCCGCGGGTCATGCCGCAGCGGCCCTGGTCAATGTCATCGACAAGCCCGCCGCCTGCGACGTGCTGTTCGGCTCCATCGTCAACCGCTCGCCGGTGGTGATCGGCATCTCCACCGACGGTGCCGCGCCGGTGGTGGGGCAGGCGATCCGCCGCCGCATCGAAACGCTGTTGCCGCCGACACTGGCCGCCTGGGGCGCGCTGGCCGGCCGCATCCGCGAAGCCGTCACCTCCCGCCTCGCCCCCGGCGCGGCGCGGCGCAATTTCTGGGAACGCTTTGCAGAGCGGGCTTTCGGGCCGGCGCCGGAAGAGGGCGATGCTCTCAGGCTGATCGCCGAGGCGGAGGGCGCACCGGGGGCGAGCGAGCAGACCGGCCGGGTGATCCTGGTTGGCGCCGGGCCTGGCGAGCCAGAGCTGCTTACCCTCAAGGCGGTGCGGGCGCTGCAATCGGCCGACGTGGTGCTCTACGACGACCTGGTTTCACCCGATGTGCTGGAGCTGGCTCGCCGTGAGGCGCGGCGGGTCGTCGTCGGTAAACGCGGTGGCAAGGCCTCCTGCAAGCAGGAAGACATCAACGACCTGATGGTCGAGCTGGCGCGAGCCGGCGAGCGGGTCGTTCGCCTCAAGGCCGGCGATCCCATGGTGTTCGGCCGGGCCGGCGAGGAAATCGACAGGCTCGTTGCCGAGGGCATCGCCGTCGACGTGGTCCCGGGTATCTCGGCCGGCATCGCGTTGGCCGCCGCGCTTGGTGCCTCACTCACCCATCGCGATGCCGCCCATTCGTTGCGCTTTGTCACCGGCCACGCCAAGAGCGGCGAACTCGACGAGGGGCTCGACTGGAAGGGCCTCGCCGATCCCGACACGACGCTGGTGGTCTACATGGGCGGGCGCACCGCCGGCCGGCTCGCCGCCCGACTGATCGCCGAAGGGCTTGCGCCTGAGACGCCGGTGGCCTTTGGCTTTGGCGTCGGCCAGAAAGGGCAACGGCTCGAACGCCATCGCCTCGCCGACCTCCTGACGCTCGGCTCGGTGCCCACCGACCAGCCGCTGGTGATCGGCATCGGCAAGGTGTTTGCGACGGGAACGCTGGCAGTCGGCGCGCCAGCCGAGACTGTCAGCGTCTCCTGA
- a CDS encoding succinylglutamate desuccinylase/aspartoacylase family protein, giving the protein MDKTILTIPGDMPGLSYCLTVLRFAGSDPAAPAAYLQAALHGNELPGVAALHVLIPKLKAAEAEGRLTGAVTVVPFANPIGLNQFQWDDHQGRFFYGSRTNFNRAFALIDRPDPALLTDDADGVSCDKRLKTTLQRLSLDADLVLDLHCDNDGPNYLYMPAELWPHSADLAAALDCGAVLTFEGGTDASFDEAAFRPHLSSGNFERRVVATVELKGIQDVGPETAAKDGDGLYRFLVGRGVIADTSAAPVGPFTGKGVPQSYVEMVRAPVGGMVFFHVKPGDVVKAGQLIAELIPVPGDLSAVVPVHAVASGLVLTRVLARAIRVRDDLVKIVGDTRSVTAKDGGALET; this is encoded by the coding sequence ATGGATAAGACGATTTTGACCATCCCCGGTGACATGCCGGGCCTCAGCTATTGCCTGACGGTACTGCGCTTTGCCGGTTCTGACCCGGCAGCGCCCGCCGCCTATCTTCAGGCGGCGCTGCATGGCAACGAGCTACCGGGTGTCGCGGCGCTGCACGTGTTGATCCCCAAGCTCAAGGCGGCCGAGGCGGAAGGCCGGCTCACGGGGGCGGTCACCGTCGTGCCGTTCGCCAATCCGATCGGCCTCAACCAGTTCCAGTGGGACGACCACCAGGGCCGTTTCTTCTACGGCAGCCGCACCAACTTCAACCGTGCTTTCGCGCTCATTGACCGGCCCGACCCGGCATTGCTGACGGACGACGCCGACGGCGTTTCCTGCGACAAGCGCCTGAAGACAACGCTGCAGAGACTGTCGCTCGACGCCGACCTGGTTCTCGATCTCCACTGCGACAATGACGGGCCGAATTATCTCTACATGCCGGCCGAGCTATGGCCGCACAGCGCCGATCTCGCGGCCGCGCTCGACTGCGGCGCCGTGCTGACCTTCGAGGGCGGGACCGACGCCTCCTTCGACGAGGCGGCTTTTCGCCCCCATCTTTCGTCCGGAAACTTCGAGCGCCGCGTCGTGGCGACGGTGGAGCTGAAGGGCATCCAAGACGTCGGACCGGAAACGGCGGCGAAGGACGGCGATGGCCTTTATCGCTTCCTGGTCGGGCGCGGGGTGATTGCCGACACATCGGCGGCGCCGGTGGGGCCGTTTACCGGCAAGGGCGTGCCGCAATCCTATGTCGAGATGGTCCGTGCCCCGGTCGGCGGCATGGTCTTCTTTCATGTAAAGCCGGGCGATGTGGTCAAGGCGGGGCAACTCATCGCCGAGCTGATCCCGGTGCCGGGCGACCTTTCGGCCGTTGTACCGGTGCATGCCGTGGCGTCGGGCCTGGTGCTGACCCGCGTGCTCGCCCGCGCCATCCGCGTGAGAGATGATCTGGTGAAGATCGTCGGAGACACGCGCTCGGTAACGGCGAAGGATGGCGGTGCGCTGGAAACATAA
- the folD gene encoding bifunctional methylenetetrahydrofolate dehydrogenase/methenyltetrahydrofolate cyclohydrolase FolD, protein MVAQIIDGFAIAAELRQDIAARAAEMKETHGVVPGLAVVLVGDDPASGVYVRNKLKATAECGLRSVEHILPANTSEADLLALVGKLNADPGVHGILVQLPLPKQIDADKVLGLIDPDKDVDGFHPVNAGRLSIGLPGFVPCTPRGSQILIDRVLPNLAGKHAVVIGRSNIVGKPMAQLLLQKNATVTIAHSKTADLPGLCRTADVLIAAVGRPLMVTGDWVKPGAVVIDVGINRIEVDGKGKLVGDVDFASVVEVAGFITPVPKGVGPMTIACLMLNTLDSAARRIAAGK, encoded by the coding sequence ATGGTCGCACAGATTATCGATGGCTTCGCCATCGCCGCCGAGCTCCGCCAGGATATCGCCGCCCGCGCCGCCGAGATGAAAGAGACGCATGGCGTCGTTCCCGGTCTGGCCGTGGTCCTGGTCGGTGACGATCCGGCGAGCGGCGTCTACGTGCGCAACAAGTTGAAGGCGACCGCCGAGTGCGGTCTGCGTAGCGTCGAGCACATCCTGCCGGCCAACACTTCGGAAGCCGATCTGCTCGCTCTGGTCGGCAAGCTCAATGCCGATCCGGGGGTGCATGGCATCCTGGTGCAGCTGCCGCTGCCCAAGCAGATCGACGCCGACAAGGTGCTGGGCCTGATCGACCCCGACAAGGACGTCGACGGCTTCCACCCGGTCAACGCCGGGCGCCTGTCCATCGGCCTGCCGGGCTTCGTGCCCTGCACGCCGCGTGGCTCGCAGATCCTGATCGATCGGGTACTGCCCAACCTTGCTGGCAAGCATGCGGTGGTGATCGGCCGCTCCAACATCGTCGGCAAGCCGATGGCACAGCTACTCCTGCAGAAGAACGCCACCGTCACCATCGCCCATTCCAAGACGGCCGACCTGCCGGGCCTCTGCCGCACGGCGGACGTGCTGATCGCCGCCGTGGGACGGCCGCTGATGGTGACGGGCGACTGGGTGAAGCCGGGCGCCGTGGTGATCGATGTCGGCATCAACCGCATCGAGGTCGACGGCAAGGGCAAGCTGGTTGGCGATGTCGATTTCGCATCGGTGGTGGAAGTCGCCGGCTTCATCACGCCGGTGCCGAAGGGCGTGGGACCGATGACTATCGCCTGCCTGATGCTGAACACGCTGGATTCGGCGGCCCGGCGGATCGCTGCCGGCAAGTGA
- a CDS encoding TIGR03862 family flavoprotein, which produces MVDVAIVGGGPAGLMAAEILATAGCRVTVYDGMPSLGRKFLLAGKSGLNLTHAEPYERFVTRYHPLAPALRNALDAFRPDDLVAWANGLGADTFVGSSGRVFPKAMKASPLLRAWLRRLGGLGVTVKTRHRWTGFSQHGLVFETMDGAVDVSADAALFALGGASWPRLGSNAQWVEPFRAAGAEVADLKPANVGFDVDWDAPFIERFAGTPVKSVTATSDAGTAPGEFVVSRHGIEGGLVYAHSAALRDRLERDGKANFVIDLAPGRSAERLAHDLARQDAKASFSNRLRKGAGLDGVKATLVRLFSSEEERRDALRLAARLKALPIPLIRIRPIEEAISSAGGIRFDSIDDRFMLKARPGVFVAGEMLDWEAPTGGYLLNGCFATGRAAASGIMDWLESR; this is translated from the coding sequence ATGGTGGATGTGGCGATCGTCGGTGGCGGACCGGCCGGTCTGATGGCGGCGGAGATCTTGGCGACGGCGGGCTGCCGCGTTACCGTCTATGACGGTATGCCGAGCCTTGGCCGCAAGTTCCTTTTGGCAGGCAAGAGCGGCCTCAACCTAACCCATGCCGAGCCCTATGAGCGCTTCGTCACGCGCTATCACCCCTTGGCGCCGGCGCTGAGGAACGCGCTCGACGCCTTCCGCCCCGACGATCTTGTCGCGTGGGCCAATGGGCTCGGCGCCGACACCTTCGTCGGCTCGTCCGGCCGGGTGTTTCCCAAGGCGATGAAGGCCTCGCCGCTGTTGCGCGCCTGGCTGCGGCGGCTGGGCGGCCTCGGCGTCACGGTGAAGACGCGCCATCGTTGGACCGGCTTTTCGCAACACGGCCTTGTCTTCGAGACGATGGACGGCGCGGTCGACGTGTCAGCCGACGCCGCGCTGTTTGCCCTCGGCGGCGCCTCCTGGCCGCGCCTCGGCTCGAACGCCCAGTGGGTCGAGCCTTTCAGAGCGGCCGGCGCCGAAGTCGCCGACCTGAAACCGGCCAACGTCGGCTTCGATGTCGATTGGGACGCACCCTTTATCGAACGTTTCGCCGGCACACCGGTCAAGTCGGTGACCGCCACCTCCGACGCGGGAACCGCTCCCGGCGAGTTCGTCGTCTCTCGTCATGGCATCGAGGGCGGCCTCGTCTACGCCCATTCGGCCGCTTTGCGCGACCGCCTCGAGCGTGACGGCAAGGCCAACTTCGTGATCGATCTCGCGCCCGGACGCAGTGCCGAGCGTCTCGCCCACGATCTAGCCCGGCAGGACGCCAAGGCGTCGTTCAGCAACCGCCTGCGCAAAGGCGCCGGCCTCGACGGCGTCAAGGCGACGCTCGTCAGGCTGTTTTCGTCAGAAGAAGAGCGGCGCGATGCCCTGAGGCTTGCCGCTCGCCTCAAGGCGCTGCCGATCCCGCTCATCCGGATCCGGCCGATCGAGGAGGCGATTTCCTCGGCCGGTGGCATCCGCTTCGACAGCATCGACGACCGCTTCATGCTCAAGGCGCGGCCGGGCGTCTTCGTCGCCGGCGAGATGCTCGATTGGGAGGCGCCGACCGGTGGCTACCTCCTCAACGGATGTTTTGCCACCGGCCGCGCGGCGGCCAGCGGCATCATGGACTGGCTGGAGAGCCGCTGA
- a CDS encoding YgiQ family radical SAM protein produces the protein MDVIKPIFSYRKHWAARFGTAPFLPQSRAEMDLLGWDSCDVIVVTGDAYVDHPSFGMAVIGRLLESQGFRVGIIAQPDWRNADAFKVLGRPNLFWGVTSGNMDSMVNRYTSDRRIRHNDSYTPNNEGDKRPDRAVIVYSQRCREAFRDVPIVLGGIEASLRRIAHYDYWSDKVRRSVLVDSKADILLYGNAERAIVEVAHRIAKGGDPQTFDDVRGVALMKHAVPDGWTEAHADDIDSADEGARQLGPHTVLRLPAFEQVEADAETYARASRVLHRESNPGNARPLVQRHGDRELWVTPPPIPLSTEEMDGVYELPYARAPHPAYGDAKIPAWEMIRFSVTIMRGCFGGCSFCSITEHEGRVIQNRSEDSIVKEIEKIRDKTEGFTGIISDIGGPTANMYRIACKDPKIESACRKPSCVYPDICPNLNTSHEALIQLYRKVRAVPGVKKVMVASGVRYDLAVKSPTYIKELVRHHVGGYLKIAPEHTEEGPLSKMMKPGIGAYDRFKQLFDAAAAEAGKKYFLIPYFIAAHPGTSDLDMLNLALWLKRNGYRADQVQTFLPSPMALSTAMYHSGVNPLKAVRRGGSERVETVKGLKQRRLHKAFLRYHDPENWPLLREALKTMGRADLIGNGKHHLIPTFQPAGTGLGGGEGRRVGAKNGTQKFLTKGTFGSASAGGQTRRPPRAR, from the coding sequence ATGGACGTAATCAAGCCAATCTTCTCCTACCGGAAACACTGGGCTGCCCGCTTCGGCACGGCGCCGTTCCTGCCACAAAGCCGCGCCGAGATGGATTTGCTCGGCTGGGACAGCTGCGACGTGATCGTCGTCACAGGCGATGCCTATGTCGACCACCCGTCTTTCGGCATGGCGGTGATCGGTCGTCTTCTGGAATCGCAGGGCTTCCGTGTGGGCATCATTGCCCAGCCGGATTGGCGCAATGCCGATGCCTTCAAGGTGCTCGGCAGGCCGAACCTGTTCTGGGGCGTGACCTCCGGCAACATGGATTCGATGGTCAATCGCTACACGTCCGACCGCCGCATTCGCCACAACGACAGCTACACGCCGAACAACGAGGGCGACAAGCGTCCCGATCGCGCCGTCATCGTCTATTCGCAGCGCTGCCGCGAGGCCTTTCGCGACGTGCCGATCGTGCTCGGGGGCATCGAGGCGTCGCTGAGGCGCATCGCTCATTACGATTACTGGTCGGACAAGGTGCGCCGGTCGGTCCTGGTCGACTCCAAGGCGGACATCCTGCTCTACGGCAATGCCGAGCGGGCCATCGTCGAGGTGGCGCACCGCATCGCCAAGGGTGGCGATCCCCAGACCTTCGACGATGTGCGCGGCGTGGCGCTGATGAAGCACGCGGTGCCCGACGGCTGGACGGAAGCTCATGCCGACGACATCGACAGCGCCGACGAGGGCGCCCGTCAGCTCGGACCGCACACGGTGCTGCGCTTGCCGGCTTTCGAGCAGGTAGAGGCCGACGCCGAGACTTATGCCCGCGCCAGTCGCGTTCTTCATCGCGAGAGCAATCCCGGCAATGCCCGGCCGCTGGTGCAGCGGCATGGCGACCGCGAACTGTGGGTGACGCCGCCGCCGATCCCGCTCTCCACCGAGGAGATGGATGGCGTCTACGAGCTGCCCTATGCGCGGGCGCCGCATCCGGCCTATGGCGACGCCAAGATTCCCGCCTGGGAGATGATCCGCTTTTCGGTGACCATCATGCGCGGCTGCTTCGGCGGCTGTTCGTTCTGCTCGATCACCGAGCATGAGGGGCGGGTGATCCAGAACCGCTCGGAAGACTCGATCGTCAAGGAGATCGAGAAGATCCGCGACAAGACCGAGGGCTTCACCGGCATCATCTCCGACATTGGCGGCCCCACCGCCAACATGTACCGGATCGCTTGCAAGGATCCGAAGATCGAGAGCGCCTGCCGCAAGCCGTCCTGCGTCTATCCGGATATCTGTCCCAACCTCAACACCAGCCATGAGGCGCTGATCCAGCTCTATCGCAAGGTGCGGGCGGTGCCGGGCGTCAAGAAGGTGATGGTCGCCTCCGGCGTCCGCTACGACCTTGCCGTCAAGAGCCCGACTTACATCAAGGAGCTGGTGCGCCACCACGTCGGCGGCTACCTGAAGATCGCGCCCGAGCATACCGAGGAGGGGCCGCTCTCCAAGATGATGAAGCCGGGCATCGGCGCCTACGATCGCTTCAAACAGCTGTTCGACGCGGCGGCGGCGGAAGCCGGCAAGAAATACTTCCTGATCCCCTATTTCATCGCGGCCCATCCCGGCACGTCCGACCTGGACATGTTGAACCTGGCGCTGTGGCTGAAGAGGAACGGTTATCGCGCCGATCAGGTGCAGACCTTCCTGCCGTCGCCGATGGCGCTTTCGACCGCCATGTATCATTCCGGCGTCAACCCGCTGAAGGCGGTCAGGCGCGGCGGCTCGGAGCGGGTGGAGACGGTGAAGGGCCTCAAGCAGCGCCGCCTGCACAAGGCCTTCCTGCGCTACCACGACCCGGAGAACTGGCCGCTGTTGCGCGAGGCGCTGAAGACGATGGGCCGCGCCGACCTGATCGGCAACGGCAAGCATCACCTGATCCCGACGTTCCAACCGGCCGGCACTGGGCTTGGCGGCGGCGAGGGGCGTCGCGTCGGTGCCAAGAACGGCACGCAGAAGTTCCTGACCAAGGGTACCTTTGGCAGCGCATCGGCCGGTGGACAGACGCGTCGGCCGCCGCGCGCTCGTTGA
- a CDS encoding methyl-accepting chemotaxis protein codes for MRSGQSITAQLFFFALLLVLLAGAAGGTGFFGLMRTGAAIDAVTDVSTALTEINTATAAIQSLYASGKSDDADAALAGITAVEQGTVGTLAGVTSGLANAVRELSSGWQDINTASADIERAFAALAATAAKLEARAVEDLGKSEDDLDTINAELDGTRAIVSGLTDAELRLSRGRAAFEAYLRTGDFFQLTAGQNALSTAARLVEDTRVQNENPAFAEALKAISSLAGDLYQTVARKGDNSQFIDLAAEWPRLSPRLATIDQRIDAVNAEARASADKAFSRAAGLSIRRDHAAAFGAAVRDFRTAAYELLLATEDYRLRPDAGHGKAIDTALDRVGSTITALGADAAKDVAAPFADYRKAATGLRRATEALEAARADATRLSATAADGLHQTADDVANAARADRDRVSLIVLSVIIGIVGVAVVVTLLLNRRIARPLRALTQVMHALAHGDLDVIVPVRKGGDEIAAMGEALLVFQASGREREDLRRAAERDHAQREERRAALETAIAAFDGAAAGVISSVEDLAGKLGRGTADLSGAASHAAELAQRTSLAAGSAAESVRTMASAASELARSQAVARDQANAAVTVAGSGTKHARTASGVIAGLSETTSRVGEVVDLIGSIAAQTNLLALNATIEAARAGEMGRGFAVVAGEVKSLANQTTHATDDIRSLIDGIGNATRSAVELIRHIAASMADIDTAAGALSESVVGQGDATAEISGSAAMAASSTDDMAAGTKDLATAADHTRAVAGDVTATAGTIHAEIVRMRGLIESFSRDARAA; via the coding sequence ATGCGATCAGGCCAAAGCATCACCGCGCAGCTTTTCTTTTTCGCACTCCTGCTGGTCCTGCTCGCCGGTGCTGCCGGCGGAACCGGCTTTTTCGGCCTGATGCGCACCGGCGCTGCGATCGACGCGGTCACCGACGTGTCGACGGCCCTCACCGAGATCAACACCGCCACCGCCGCCATTCAGTCGCTCTATGCGTCCGGCAAGTCGGACGACGCCGACGCGGCGCTCGCAGGCATAACCGCCGTCGAGCAAGGCACGGTCGGTACGCTGGCCGGCGTCACCTCGGGTCTTGCCAACGCGGTCCGCGAACTCTCCTCCGGCTGGCAGGATATCAACACCGCCAGTGCCGACATCGAACGCGCTTTCGCAGCGCTTGCCGCCACCGCCGCCAAACTCGAGGCGCGCGCCGTCGAGGATCTCGGCAAGTCCGAGGACGATCTCGACACGATCAACGCCGAGCTGGACGGCACGCGCGCCATCGTGTCCGGTCTGACCGACGCCGAACTGCGGCTGAGCAGAGGACGGGCCGCCTTCGAAGCCTATCTGCGCACCGGCGATTTCTTTCAGCTGACGGCGGGCCAGAACGCGCTGTCCACCGCCGCCCGCCTCGTCGAGGATACCCGCGTCCAGAATGAGAACCCGGCCTTCGCCGAGGCACTCAAGGCCATCTCCAGCCTTGCCGGCGACCTCTACCAGACCGTGGCCCGCAAGGGCGACAACAGCCAGTTCATCGACCTCGCCGCCGAGTGGCCGCGCCTGTCGCCGCGTCTTGCCACCATCGACCAGCGCATCGACGCGGTGAACGCCGAGGCGCGCGCCAGCGCCGACAAGGCATTCAGTCGCGCCGCCGGCCTGTCGATCCGCCGCGACCACGCCGCCGCCTTCGGCGCGGCGGTTCGCGATTTCCGCACCGCCGCCTATGAACTGCTGCTCGCCACCGAGGACTACCGGCTCCGCCCGGATGCCGGACACGGCAAGGCGATCGACACTGCTCTTGATCGGGTAGGCAGCACCATCACCGCGCTCGGCGCCGACGCCGCCAAGGACGTGGCCGCGCCGTTTGCCGATTATCGCAAGGCCGCCACCGGTCTTCGTCGGGCGACGGAGGCGCTGGAAGCGGCCCGCGCCGACGCGACACGCTTGTCGGCCACCGCCGCCGACGGCCTGCATCAGACGGCCGACGACGTGGCGAACGCCGCGCGAGCCGACCGCGACCGCGTCAGCCTGATCGTCCTCTCGGTGATCATCGGCATTGTCGGCGTGGCCGTCGTGGTGACGCTGCTTCTCAACCGTCGCATCGCCCGCCCCTTGCGCGCCCTCACCCAGGTGATGCACGCGCTGGCCCACGGCGACCTCGATGTCATCGTTCCCGTACGCAAGGGAGGCGACGAGATCGCCGCCATGGGCGAGGCGCTTTTGGTGTTCCAGGCAAGTGGCCGCGAACGCGAGGACCTACGCCGTGCCGCCGAGCGCGATCATGCCCAGCGTGAGGAGCGCCGCGCCGCCCTGGAGACGGCGATCGCCGCCTTTGACGGCGCCGCCGCCGGCGTGATCAGTTCCGTCGAGGATCTGGCAGGCAAGCTCGGTCGCGGCACCGCCGATCTCTCCGGCGCCGCCTCGCATGCGGCGGAACTCGCCCAGCGCACCTCGCTTGCCGCCGGCAGCGCCGCCGAAAGCGTCCGCACCATGGCCTCAGCCGCCAGCGAGCTTGCCCGCTCGCAGGCCGTCGCCCGCGATCAGGCCAACGCCGCCGTCACCGTCGCCGGCAGCGGCACCAAGCACGCCCGCACCGCGAGCGGCGTCATTGCAGGCCTGTCGGAAACCACCTCCCGCGTCGGCGAAGTGGTCGACCTGATCGGCTCGATCGCCGCCCAGACCAACCTTCTGGCGCTCAATGCCACCATCGAAGCGGCGCGGGCCGGCGAGATGGGCCGTGGGTTCGCTGTGGTGGCCGGTGAGGTGAAGAGCCTCGCCAATCAGACGACCCACGCCACCGACGATATCCGCTCGCTGATCGACGGCATCGGCAACGCCACCCGTTCGGCGGTCGAACTCATCCGCCACATCGCAGCCTCCATGGCCGATATCGACACCGCCGCCGGTGCACTGTCGGAATCGGTGGTTGGCCAGGGCGACGCGACGGCCGAGATCTCTGGCAGCGCCGCCATGGCGGCCTCTTCCACCGACGACATGGCCGCCGGAACGAAGGATCTGGCGACCGCCGCCGACCACACGCGCGCCGTCGCCGGTGACGTCACCGCCACCGCCGGCACCATTCATGCCGAGATCGTCCGAATGCGCGGTCTGATCGAATCCTTCTCCCGCGACGCTCGCGCCGCGTGA
- the cowN gene encoding N(2)-fixation sustaining protein CowN: MPPGDHRINDRYVTFEGIDFDGNMEAVLAHLGRYIDTPAFANPFWERFRQRLTDAELSERPAADRLLLMHAHVYYMAELFEDNEDADALAALHRLEEECF; the protein is encoded by the coding sequence ATGCCGCCCGGCGATCACCGCATCAACGACCGATACGTCACCTTCGAGGGTATCGACTTCGACGGCAACATGGAAGCGGTGCTCGCCCACCTCGGCCGCTACATCGACACCCCCGCCTTCGCCAACCCCTTCTGGGAGCGTTTCCGCCAGCGGCTCACTGACGCCGAGCTCTCGGAACGGCCAGCCGCCGACCGGCTGCTGTTGATGCACGCCCACGTCTACTACATGGCCGAACTGTTCGAGGACAATGAGGATGCCGATGCCCTCGCCGCGCTTCATCGCCTGGAAGAAGAATGCTTCTAA